A single genomic interval of uncultured Sunxiuqinia sp. harbors:
- a CDS encoding indolepyruvate oxidoreductase subunit beta: protein MTKNIILAGVGGQGILTIAAIIDQAAMFNNLFIKQAEVHGMSQRGGAVQSHLRISDTEIYSDLISMGTADMIISLEPMEALRYMPYLSNKGVIITAIKPVINIGNYPDENRVIDEIKNSGINYHLLDIESLAHKAGNLRTRNVVMVGAACKYLDIPQDLLKKSIRQLFAAKGDEIIRQNLEAFKLGLDAKE from the coding sequence ATGACAAAAAATATCATTCTTGCAGGTGTTGGCGGACAAGGTATATTGACCATTGCAGCCATTATCGATCAGGCGGCCATGTTTAATAATTTATTTATAAAGCAGGCTGAAGTCCATGGTATGAGCCAACGTGGTGGAGCGGTACAGTCACACCTTCGAATTTCTGATACTGAAATCTATTCTGACCTTATTTCCATGGGTACAGCCGATATGATTATCTCTCTTGAGCCCATGGAAGCATTACGCTATATGCCGTATTTAAGCAACAAGGGTGTCATCATTACCGCTATTAAACCTGTTATCAATATTGGGAATTATCCCGATGAAAACAGGGTAATCGATGAAATCAAGAATAGTGGAATTAATTATCATTTGTTAGATATCGAATCCCTAGCTCATAAAGCAGGAAATTTACGGACAAGAAATGTCGTGATGGTCGGTGCCGCTTGCAAATATTTAGATATTCCGCAAGACTTGCTCAAAAAAAGTATTCGCCAATTATTTGCTGCAAAAGGAGATGAAATAATCAGGCAAAACCTTGAAGCCTTTAAATTAGGACTTGATGCGAAGGAATAA
- a CDS encoding isoprenylcysteine carboxylmethyltransferase family protein: MSFVLFISFLILLRLSELLIARRNEIWLRENGAVEYGKKHYPFIVLLHLGFMLSLVIEYLLKPTETPDYFLLALFLALIAVKMHIIYSLGRYWNTKILHISGVPLVRKGLYKYFKHPNYFIVISEIAVIPLIFHLYVTAIVFSVLNAIMLFIRIKAENKILKQA, from the coding sequence ATGTCCTTCGTCCTTTTTATATCTTTTCTGATCCTATTGCGCCTGAGTGAATTACTGATAGCCAGGAGGAATGAAATCTGGCTTCGGGAAAATGGAGCGGTTGAATACGGTAAAAAGCATTATCCATTTATTGTGCTGCTTCACCTTGGGTTTATGCTGTCGTTGGTCATCGAATATTTGTTAAAGCCGACAGAAACACCTGATTACTTCTTGCTAGCTTTATTTCTGGCACTAATTGCGGTTAAAATGCACATCATCTATTCCCTGGGTAGGTACTGGAATACCAAAATACTTCACATATCCGGCGTTCCATTGGTCAGAAAAGGACTTTATAAATATTTTAAACACCCAAACTACTTCATTGTAATAAGCGAAATTGCTGTTATACCTTTGATTTTTCATTTGTATGTGACTGCAATTGTTTTTTCGGTGCTGAATGCAATTATGCTGTTCATAAGAATTAAAGCAGAGAATAAAATATTGAAGCAGGCGTAG
- a CDS encoding 3-oxoacyl-[acyl-carrier-protein] synthase III C-terminal domain-containing protein — MPFVETVSKIDFPHKVDQQNVKGYAKEFFLPHFPQAERLMSVFDNTEIKFRNFCKPLETYVSHNTFQKRNTEFVRCALEYSIQAIEECLTKAKLNKEELTDIIFVSSTGLATPSIDALIVNQLRLNPHINRMSIFGLGCAGGVSGMAKASALAQANPDANVLLVAVELCSLTFLSTDFSKSNFVASSLFSDGIAACIIKGDNHKTEQKIKFVGSGSKLYYDSLDVMGWEFLDTGFKVLFSSDIPTIIHQNVKEDVSAFLAKYDLELSDIKNSIFHPGGKKVLTAYKEALAVEGDFLKNTRETMNDCGNMSSTTVLYVLDKFINDGFRDGYGLMLALGPGFSSEMVLFEMNNP, encoded by the coding sequence ATGCCTTTTGTTGAAACCGTATCCAAAATAGATTTCCCACATAAAGTTGATCAGCAAAACGTGAAAGGATATGCAAAAGAGTTTTTCTTGCCTCACTTCCCTCAAGCGGAACGATTGATGAGTGTTTTCGATAATACGGAGATCAAGTTCCGAAATTTTTGCAAGCCATTAGAAACCTATGTATCACACAATACTTTTCAGAAAAGAAACACGGAATTTGTTCGTTGTGCATTGGAATATTCGATCCAGGCTATTGAAGAATGCCTGACAAAAGCAAAGCTAAATAAAGAAGAGCTTACAGATATCATTTTCGTTTCTTCTACCGGGCTTGCCACTCCAAGTATCGATGCATTAATCGTTAATCAGTTAAGGCTTAATCCTCACATCAACCGCATGTCTATTTTCGGATTAGGTTGTGCCGGAGGGGTATCAGGGATGGCTAAAGCAAGTGCCTTGGCACAGGCAAATCCTGATGCCAACGTTCTACTTGTTGCGGTCGAGTTGTGCTCCTTGACTTTTCTGAGCACTGACTTCAGTAAAAGTAATTTTGTTGCGTCGAGCCTTTTTTCTGACGGGATCGCGGCTTGCATCATTAAAGGCGACAACCATAAGACCGAGCAGAAGATTAAATTCGTTGGATCAGGAAGTAAATTGTACTACGATTCGTTGGATGTGATGGGGTGGGAATTCCTGGACACGGGGTTCAAAGTTCTTTTTTCTTCTGATATTCCGACCATCATCCACCAAAATGTAAAAGAAGATGTATCTGCTTTTTTAGCAAAATATGACCTCGAATTGAGTGATATCAAGAATTCTATTTTTCATCCGGGAGGTAAAAAAGTGTTGACCGCATATAAAGAAGCATTAGCCGTAGAAGGCGATTTTCTGAAAAATACCCGCGAAACGATGAACGATTGTGGCAATATGTCGAGCACGACCGTTTTGTATGTCTTGGATAAATTTATAAATGATGGTTTCAGAGACGGTTATGGCCTCATGCTAGCATTGGGGCCGGGTTTCTCAAGTGAAATGGTATTGTTTGAAATGAATAATCCTTAA
- a CDS encoding Nif11-like leader peptide family natural product precursor encodes MAINNAMKFIRESQVDPELRKVVNKTPGNELIQQLTELGYEFDVEEFEESVNMMHVKCQFEEEANRLMQTAMWFRMSLNQ; translated from the coding sequence ATGGCTATTAATAATGCAATGAAATTTATCCGCGAATCGCAGGTCGATCCGGAACTTCGAAAAGTGGTGAACAAAACTCCTGGAAATGAATTGATTCAGCAATTAACTGAGCTTGGCTACGAGTTTGATGTCGAAGAGTTTGAGGAATCAGTAAACATGATGCATGTGAAATGCCAGTTTGAGGAAGAAGCCAACCGTTTGATGCAGACGGCCATGTGGTTTCGCATGTCATTAAATCAATAA
- a CDS encoding magnesium-dependent phosphatase-1 — MKLFVFDLDYTLWNAGDTWCDCTTPPYYWSNGNLLDQAGRRLRLYDDVPDILGKLKGSGKMIAAASRTEAPDWAAQLLQLFSIDHYFDAQEIYPGDKFKHLSRILKQTNTHKKDVVFFDDEYRNVSDIRSMGIEAVFVDDGLNWELVKPYL, encoded by the coding sequence ATGAAGCTTTTCGTGTTCGATTTAGATTATACACTGTGGAATGCCGGTGATACGTGGTGCGACTGTACAACTCCACCTTATTATTGGAGCAACGGTAATTTGTTGGATCAGGCAGGGCGTAGGCTGCGTTTGTATGACGATGTGCCTGACATTTTGGGTAAGCTAAAAGGTAGCGGAAAGATGATTGCCGCTGCATCGAGAACAGAAGCGCCGGATTGGGCAGCGCAACTACTTCAGTTGTTCAGTATTGATCACTATTTTGATGCACAGGAGATATACCCCGGAGATAAATTCAAGCATCTCTCCCGAATTCTGAAACAGACGAATACGCACAAGAAAGATGTCGTGTTTTTCGATGATGAATACCGCAATGTTAGCGATATTCGGTCCATGGGAATTGAAGCCGTATTTGTTGACGACGGACTAAACTGGGAACTGGTAAAGCCTTATTTATAA
- a CDS encoding alpha/beta fold hydrolase codes for MKKVLINALKLVLALYILVSGFLYIAQERLIFFPQKLEKTYQFQFRQKYEEKNIETADGTILNGLLFKADSTKGLIFYLHGNAGSLRSWGGVAKTYTDLNYDIFIIDYRGYGKSEGKINGQEQLFQDIQQVYNELTKQYTEDKIIVLGYSIGTGLASKIASINNPKLLILQAPYYSLVDMMKHTYPIIPGFLLKYKLETNKYLKDCQMPVVIFHGDQDRVIYYGSSLKLKQEFKESDTLITLNGQGHNGMTTNGIYKSEIRRILSL; via the coding sequence ATGAAGAAAGTACTTATTAACGCATTGAAACTAGTTTTAGCTCTTTACATTCTAGTAAGTGGGTTTTTATACATTGCCCAAGAGAGATTAATTTTTTTTCCTCAGAAATTAGAGAAGACATATCAATTTCAGTTTCGTCAGAAATATGAAGAAAAAAATATTGAGACTGCAGATGGAACGATCTTAAATGGCCTGTTGTTTAAAGCGGATAGTACGAAAGGACTGATTTTTTATCTACACGGAAATGCTGGTTCTTTAAGGTCATGGGGTGGTGTTGCAAAAACTTATACCGATTTAAACTATGACATTTTTATCATAGATTATCGCGGATACGGTAAAAGTGAAGGAAAAATAAATGGACAAGAACAACTTTTTCAGGATATACAACAAGTTTATAATGAACTGACAAAGCAATACACTGAAGACAAAATAATTGTATTAGGATATTCGATTGGAACAGGTCTTGCATCTAAAATTGCCTCGATAAACAATCCCAAACTTTTAATCTTACAAGCACCTTATTATAGCTTGGTAGATATGATGAAGCATACCTATCCAATTATTCCCGGGTTTCTTTTAAAATATAAGCTTGAAACCAACAAATATTTAAAAGATTGTCAAATGCCTGTTGTTATTTTCCATGGAGATCAAGACCGGGTTATTTATTATGGTTCTTCACTGAAACTTAAACAAGAATTTAAGGAATCAGACACTTTAATTACATTAAACGGGCAAGGACATAATGGTATGACAACTAATGGAATATATAAGTCTGAAATAAGAAGAATATTGTCTCTTTAG
- a CDS encoding thiamine pyrophosphate-dependent enzyme — protein sequence MDKSLVLGAEAIALGAIDEGISGVYAYPGTPSTEITEFIQKSKEATEIKIRSQWSVNEKTAYEAALGMSYAGKRSMVCMKHVGLNVAADAFINSAITGINGGLVLVVADDPSMHSSQNEQDTRFYGKFSFLPLLEPSNQQEAYDCVRYGFNLSEQVKLPVIIRITTRLSHSRSIVLRQTMTEQNEYRAETDQSKWILLPHNARKRYSALLDIQKKLVAISEASPYNRIEKGEGKNGIIACGLAYNYVKETLNAYNLNYPILKISHYPLPDSLLREFFDTCDNILIAEEGYPIYEELLHGYFKNKKLKGRLDGSLPRTGELTPDIIARALGLKPKESAKTPEIVVGRPPELCTGCSHRDLFDAMNAILNEQSEKHVFSDIGCYALGALPPYNTINTCVDMGASITMAKGASDAGMHPSIAVIGDSTFTHSGITGLLDAVNDKNAVTIIISDNGTTAMTGGQKSGGTGRLKQICIGLGVDPDHLRTIIPLKKDFEENVKILREEFNYRGVSVILACRECIQTLKRKK from the coding sequence ATGGATAAAAGCTTAGTGTTGGGAGCCGAAGCCATTGCTTTGGGAGCCATTGATGAAGGTATCTCAGGAGTATATGCTTATCCGGGTACACCCTCAACCGAAATCACAGAATTCATTCAAAAATCAAAAGAAGCTACCGAAATAAAAATACGTTCACAGTGGTCTGTTAATGAAAAAACAGCTTACGAGGCAGCCTTAGGAATGTCGTATGCGGGAAAACGATCGATGGTATGTATGAAGCATGTTGGACTTAATGTAGCAGCCGATGCCTTTATAAACTCAGCGATTACGGGCATAAATGGCGGGTTAGTTTTAGTCGTTGCAGATGATCCTTCCATGCATTCTTCCCAGAATGAGCAAGACACTCGTTTTTATGGAAAATTTTCGTTTCTACCCCTGCTCGAACCTTCGAACCAACAAGAGGCATACGATTGTGTTCGGTATGGCTTCAACTTGTCGGAGCAGGTAAAACTTCCTGTCATCATCAGAATAACAACGCGTTTATCACATTCGCGTTCGATTGTTTTGCGCCAAACGATGACTGAGCAAAATGAATATCGTGCCGAAACCGATCAATCAAAGTGGATTTTGCTACCCCATAATGCACGCAAACGTTATTCGGCATTGCTTGACATACAAAAAAAGCTAGTTGCTATTTCCGAAGCATCTCCTTATAACCGCATTGAAAAGGGAGAGGGAAAAAATGGGATTATTGCCTGTGGTTTAGCTTACAACTATGTTAAAGAAACCCTCAATGCCTATAATCTGAATTATCCAATACTAAAAATTTCACACTATCCTTTACCCGATTCGCTATTGCGTGAGTTTTTCGATACCTGCGACAATATTCTTATTGCCGAAGAGGGGTATCCTATTTACGAGGAATTGTTACATGGCTATTTCAAAAATAAAAAGCTTAAAGGTCGATTAGACGGCTCTCTGCCCCGAACAGGTGAACTTACTCCCGATATAATTGCCAGGGCACTGGGACTAAAACCCAAAGAATCTGCCAAAACTCCTGAAATTGTTGTTGGCCGCCCACCCGAATTGTGCACTGGATGTAGCCATCGCGATTTGTTTGATGCCATGAACGCTATCTTAAACGAACAGAGCGAGAAACACGTTTTTTCTGATATTGGATGTTATGCACTTGGTGCTTTGCCACCTTACAATACAATAAATACCTGTGTAGACATGGGAGCTTCGATAACTATGGCCAAAGGAGCTTCTGATGCCGGAATGCATCCTTCTATTGCAGTTATTGGCGATTCAACATTTACCCATTCGGGCATTACAGGCTTGCTCGATGCTGTGAACGACAAGAATGCCGTCACCATAATTATTTCCGACAATGGCACCACCGCCATGACTGGCGGACAAAAATCTGGAGGAACCGGCCGCTTAAAGCAAATCTGCATCGGATTGGGCGTTGATCCCGATCATTTGCGAACCATTATTCCTTTGAAGAAAGATTTCGAGGAAAATGTTAAGATCCTTCGCGAAGAATTTAATTATCGTGGTGTATCGGTAATTTTAGCTTGTCGTGAATGTATTCAGACCCTTAAACGAAAAAAATAA
- a CDS encoding Tex family protein, translated as MNAQLIQRIADQLQIRVNQVENTIKLLDEGATVPFISRYRKEMTGSLDEVQIGDIKDEKARLEELIKRKETILKTIDEQDLLTPELKDRIDICFDATELEDIYLPYKPKRKTKASVAREKGLEPLAKIIMKQQERDVESRANAFVNDEVDSVDDALAGARDIIAEWVNENEKARNMVRRAFELGATIRSKLVKGKELEGEKYRDYFEWEEPLRRCPSHRLLAMRRGEHEGFLRISIAPDEEDILERLNRFFVRSQNECGEQIQLAVKDSYKRLLSSAIETEFAQASRQKADQDAIQVFAENLRQLLLAAPLGQKRVLAVDPGYRTGCKVVCLDEQGNLLHNETIYPHKPQEQTKQAARKITSLVGAYQIEAVAIGNGTASRETEHFIKKLRYDRDIKVFVVSEDGASVYSASKVAREEFPSYDVTVRGAVSIGRRLLDPLAELVKIDPKSIGVGQYQHDVDQKLLKNSLDTVVESAVNSVGVNVNTASKHLLTYISGLGPQLAQNVVDYRKENGAFNSRKELMKVPRMGAKAFEQAAGFLRISDAKNPLDNTAVHPESYHVVKQMAKDLNCLVTELITTEEKQKEIVLEKYISESIGLPTLKDIQNELAKPGRDPRKNIKVFEFAPGIYKIEDLQEGMVLPGIVTNITKFGAFVDVGVKQDGLVHISQLANRFVSDPNEVVKLHEHVNVKVTEVDIARKRIQLSLKDVE; from the coding sequence ATGAATGCACAACTTATACAGCGGATTGCTGATCAACTTCAAATCCGGGTTAATCAGGTAGAAAACACCATCAAGTTGTTGGATGAAGGGGCAACTGTACCTTTTATTTCGCGCTACCGGAAAGAGATGACCGGAAGTTTGGATGAAGTACAGATTGGTGATATTAAAGACGAAAAGGCCCGGCTGGAAGAGCTGATCAAACGTAAAGAGACCATTCTGAAAACGATTGATGAGCAGGATTTGTTGACCCCGGAATTGAAAGACCGGATTGACATTTGTTTTGATGCAACGGAGTTGGAAGATATTTACTTGCCCTACAAGCCCAAGCGAAAAACGAAGGCTTCGGTGGCTCGCGAAAAAGGGCTGGAGCCACTGGCTAAAATCATTATGAAACAACAGGAGCGCGATGTAGAGAGTCGTGCAAATGCTTTTGTAAATGATGAAGTTGATTCGGTAGACGATGCGCTGGCCGGTGCGCGTGATATTATTGCCGAGTGGGTGAATGAAAATGAAAAGGCCCGGAATATGGTGCGCCGGGCTTTCGAATTGGGTGCAACAATCAGGAGCAAGCTGGTTAAAGGCAAAGAGCTTGAAGGTGAAAAATACCGCGATTATTTCGAGTGGGAAGAGCCTTTGAGAAGATGTCCTTCGCACCGGCTGCTAGCTATGCGAAGAGGAGAACACGAGGGCTTTTTGCGCATTTCCATTGCGCCGGACGAAGAAGATATTTTAGAGCGATTGAACCGTTTTTTTGTACGCTCGCAAAATGAATGTGGGGAGCAAATTCAGCTCGCTGTAAAAGATAGCTACAAGCGATTGCTATCGTCGGCTATTGAAACTGAATTTGCACAAGCCTCCAGGCAGAAAGCTGATCAGGATGCCATTCAGGTATTTGCAGAAAATCTTCGTCAGCTGTTGCTTGCCGCACCGCTCGGTCAGAAGCGGGTGTTAGCGGTTGATCCGGGATATCGTACCGGTTGTAAAGTGGTGTGCTTGGATGAACAGGGAAATTTGTTGCACAACGAAACCATCTATCCGCATAAACCGCAGGAGCAAACTAAGCAAGCAGCCCGGAAAATTACTTCGCTGGTAGGTGCCTACCAAATAGAGGCGGTTGCCATCGGCAATGGAACGGCCAGTCGCGAGACCGAGCACTTCATTAAAAAATTGCGTTATGATCGTGATATTAAAGTATTTGTTGTTTCCGAAGATGGAGCATCGGTTTATTCTGCTTCAAAAGTTGCCCGCGAAGAGTTTCCGAGTTACGATGTCACCGTGCGCGGGGCGGTTTCTATTGGCCGTCGTTTACTGGATCCCCTGGCCGAATTGGTGAAGATTGATCCGAAATCGATTGGAGTGGGGCAGTACCAGCATGATGTTGATCAAAAATTACTTAAAAATAGTTTGGATACGGTTGTTGAATCGGCCGTTAACTCGGTTGGAGTAAACGTAAATACAGCTTCTAAACATTTACTGACCTACATTTCGGGATTGGGTCCGCAATTGGCGCAGAATGTAGTTGATTACCGGAAAGAAAATGGTGCGTTCAATTCCAGAAAGGAGTTGATGAAAGTCCCACGGATGGGAGCAAAAGCGTTTGAACAAGCTGCCGGGTTCCTGCGTATTTCTGATGCAAAAAATCCGCTGGACAACACCGCTGTACACCCCGAATCTTACCACGTGGTAAAACAAATGGCTAAAGATTTAAATTGTTTGGTAACAGAATTAATAACAACCGAAGAAAAACAAAAAGAGATTGTGCTAGAAAAATATATTTCTGAATCGATTGGTCTACCGACTTTAAAAGATATTCAGAACGAACTGGCTAAACCCGGACGTGATCCTCGTAAAAATATCAAAGTGTTCGAATTTGCCCCGGGGATTTATAAAATTGAAGATCTGCAGGAGGGCATGGTGCTCCCCGGAATTGTGACCAATATTACCAAGTTTGGAGCTTTTGTTGATGTGGGAGTTAAACAAGACGGACTGGTTCATATTTCGCAATTAGCCAATCGTTTTGTGAGCGACCCTAATGAGGTCGTCAAATTACACGAGCACGTGAACGTTAAAGTAACCGAGGTTGATATCGCTCGCAAGCGAATTCAGTTGAGCTTGAAAGATGTTGAGTAG
- a CDS encoding sodium:alanine symporter family protein yields MNRLNDILTQIDGYIGGSQWFVFLLLGTGLFFTIYLRFPQFRYLKPAFRIVRGKFDREGDVGDTSHFQALMTALSGTVGTGNIAGVALAIHLGGPAALFWMWVTALLGMTLKFVEVSISHKYREKAEDGTIAGGPMYYMRNRLNMKWLAVIFAVATIFSSFGTGNLPQINSISNSIFATFGINKILTGAVLSILLGFVIIGGIKRIAKVTSRLVPLMAIIYFLGAMAVILFNYENIIPSFISIFSDLFTGTSAAGGFLGAGFSFAFNRGVNRGLFSNEAGQGSAPIAHATARAHEPISEGLVALLGPFIDTIIICTLTGLVILSSGVWSKKIDNQFQDADIQILAGQYDEHDTADREKLANFLQEKADLPLYSGSIEVADGVIQSEVTVLHSRSVADDVLVSKDGNQFTGTVVVVNGNIANAEEVVLTGKSLIHSAPLTTEAFTKSWFGSYGRYIVSIGLLLFAFSTAISWSYYGDRAVNFLFGMKGEIYFRIVYVIGFFFASFTDTTLIWTISGITIVIMTVPNLIGILLLRKEMKSEVKNFWKEYAEVFKEDKKYS; encoded by the coding sequence ATGAATAGACTTAACGACATTCTGACCCAGATAGACGGCTATATTGGGGGTAGTCAGTGGTTTGTGTTTTTATTATTAGGTACAGGACTCTTTTTTACCATCTATTTACGGTTTCCACAATTCCGGTATTTAAAGCCTGCTTTCCGCATTGTTCGAGGAAAATTCGATCGTGAAGGAGATGTTGGTGACACTTCCCACTTTCAGGCGTTGATGACTGCGTTGTCGGGAACGGTTGGAACGGGTAATATTGCCGGTGTAGCCTTGGCAATTCACCTTGGCGGGCCTGCGGCTCTTTTTTGGATGTGGGTAACGGCCTTGCTCGGAATGACGCTCAAGTTTGTTGAAGTAAGCATTTCACACAAATATAGAGAGAAGGCCGAAGATGGCACAATTGCCGGCGGCCCGATGTATTATATGAGAAACCGCTTAAATATGAAGTGGTTAGCTGTAATTTTTGCCGTTGCTACTATCTTTTCATCTTTCGGAACGGGAAACCTACCTCAGATAAATTCAATTTCAAACTCCATTTTCGCTACGTTTGGAATTAACAAGATACTTACTGGAGCTGTTTTATCTATTCTGCTGGGCTTTGTAATTATTGGCGGCATAAAACGAATAGCAAAAGTAACATCCCGCCTGGTGCCTTTAATGGCCATCATTTATTTTCTGGGTGCCATGGCTGTTATTCTTTTCAACTACGAAAACATTATCCCTTCATTTATCTCAATCTTTAGCGATTTGTTTACAGGTACGTCTGCCGCCGGCGGATTTTTGGGTGCAGGTTTTTCGTTTGCATTTAATCGCGGAGTAAATCGTGGCTTATTTTCAAATGAAGCAGGGCAGGGATCGGCACCTATTGCTCATGCTACAGCACGTGCTCACGAACCGATTTCCGAAGGATTAGTTGCCTTGTTGGGGCCTTTTATTGATACCATTATCATTTGCACACTTACCGGCTTGGTCATCCTTTCGTCTGGCGTTTGGAGTAAAAAAATTGATAATCAGTTTCAGGATGCTGACATTCAGATATTGGCAGGTCAATACGATGAACATGATACAGCAGATCGCGAGAAGCTGGCTAACTTTCTGCAGGAGAAAGCTGACCTCCCGTTGTATTCAGGAAGTATTGAGGTGGCTGATGGTGTTATTCAAAGCGAAGTTACCGTTTTGCATTCCCGCTCTGTTGCTGATGATGTTCTGGTGTCAAAGGATGGTAATCAGTTTACAGGAACTGTTGTGGTTGTTAATGGAAATATTGCGAACGCTGAAGAAGTTGTACTCACCGGAAAATCACTTATTCACAGTGCGCCACTAACCACTGAAGCTTTTACAAAAAGTTGGTTTGGATCGTACGGACGTTATATCGTGTCTATTGGACTATTACTTTTTGCTTTTTCAACAGCAATTTCCTGGTCATATTACGGAGACCGGGCCGTCAACTTTCTATTTGGAATGAAAGGTGAAATTTATTTTCGCATCGTCTATGTTATTGGATTTTTCTTTGCCTCTTTTACTGATACCACACTTATTTGGACAATTTCAGGGATTACAATTGTCATCATGACTGTTCCTAACCTAATCGGAATCTTGTTGTTGCGCAAAGAGATGAAGTCTGAAGTAAAAAACTTCTGGAAAGAGTATGCTGAAGTTTTTAAAGAAGATAAGAAGTATTCTTGA
- a CDS encoding response regulator codes for MEIDLKKISLLVVDDSSINQRVVAMSLRNTIEDIDVASDGLEAFEKYCAKQYDVIIMDGRMPVMDGYESTRKIRQFEIDQGIDKKSTIIALTGSDTDEESKNCIDSGMNASLLKPFRLTQFLDILKEIS; via the coding sequence ATGGAAATTGACCTTAAAAAAATATCACTCTTGGTTGTTGATGACAGCTCAATTAATCAACGAGTTGTCGCGATGTCATTACGAAACACCATCGAAGATATTGATGTTGCAAGTGATGGATTGGAAGCATTTGAAAAATATTGTGCAAAGCAATACGATGTCATCATAATGGATGGCCGTATGCCAGTGATGGATGGATATGAATCAACCAGAAAGATCAGACAATTTGAGATTGATCAAGGTATTGACAAGAAATCTACGATCATTGCGCTAACAGGGAGTGATACTGATGAAGAATCAAAAAATTGCATAGATTCAGGAATGAACGCGTCATTATTGAAGCCTTTTCGGTTAACCCAATTTTTGGATATTCTGAAAGAAATTAGTTGA
- a CDS encoding PspC domain-containing protein: MENLPSTKKRLTRSSNKMIAGIVAGFAEYFNMDPTLLRVIYVVLSVVSAGFPGLLIYLICWAVIPEEGA, translated from the coding sequence ATGGAAAATTTACCATCTACAAAAAAGCGATTAACAAGATCATCAAATAAGATGATTGCGGGAATTGTCGCCGGATTTGCCGAGTACTTCAACATGGACCCAACTCTTTTGAGAGTTATTTATGTGGTACTATCAGTGGTAAGCGCTGGTTTCCCGGGGCTTCTTATCTATCTTATTTGCTGGGCGGTTATTCCCGAAGAAGGAGCCTGA